In one window of Nerophis ophidion isolate RoL-2023_Sa linkage group LG05, RoL_Noph_v1.0, whole genome shotgun sequence DNA:
- the LOC133553348 gene encoding photoreceptor outer segment membrane glycoprotein 2-like — MAVCKVTFSKAEREKLAEILCLLNWVSVVTGAALFWVGLFLKVELQKWQEVMSDQDVFHVPHILIATGLAACGINFLGGKICLDCANSKKFLRWKLVMMPYVACTFFFTFCVLVGALMCYSVGDQLQESLFLGLRHAMRHYKDTDTPGRCYLKNTLDLLQIQFQCCGNSGYRDWFQVQWISNRYLNMSSSSVRKRLRSNVEGKYLMDGVPFSCCSTFSPRPCIQQQVSNSSAHFNYGPQSQQQNLWGGGCRQALLDHYTGIMQSIGVGVLLIWLFELLVLTGVRFLQTAMENVLLQEDSNSEVAGWILENSLAETARSNIKIIKSLGKCYQVDDDPNLNVSTGSPSAFQGQMPGGPT; from the exons ATGGCGGTCTGCAAAGTGACCTTCAGCAAGGCAGAGAGAGAGAAGCTCGCTGAGATCCTCTGCTTGCTGAACTGGGTTTCGGTTGTGACCGGCGCTGCCCTCTTTTGGGTGGGCTTGTTCCTGAAAGTGGAGCTCCAAAAATGGCAGGAAGTGATGTCGGACCAAGACGTCTTCCATGTACCACACATTTTGATCGCCACGGGCCTGGCGGCCTGCGGCATTAACTTCCTGGGTGGCAAGATCTGTCTGGACTGTGCTAACAGCAAGAAGTTCTTGCGCTGGAAGCTGGTCATGATGCCCTATGTGGCCTGCACCTTCTTCTTCACATTCTGCGTCCTGGTGGGGGCGCTAATGTGCTACAGTGTGGGCGACCAGCTGCAGGAGTCGCTCTTCCTGGGACTGCGGCACGCCATGCGCCACTACAAGGACACTGACACACCTGGTCGCTGCTATCTGAAGAACACCCTGGACTTGCTCCAGATCCAGTTCCAGTGCTGCGGAAACTCAGGATACCGGGACTGGTTTCAGGTCCAGTGGATCAGTAACCGCTACCTGAATATGAGCAGCAGCAGCGTAAGAAA ACGTCTAAGGAGTAATGTGGAAGGGAAGTACTTAATGGACGGTGTTCCGTTCAGCTGTTGCAGTACTTTCTCTCCTCGCCCGTGCATCCAACAGCAGGTCAGCAACAGCTCTGCCCACTTCAACTACGGCCCACAGAGTCAGCAACAGAACCTGTGGGGAGGGGGCTGCCGGCAAGCCTTGCTGGACCACTATACCGGCATCATGCAGTCCATAGGCGTCGGCGTGCTGCTCATCTGGTTATTTGAG CTTTTGGTTCTGACTGGGGTCCGTTTCCTGCAGACGGCCATGGAAAATGTTCTCCTTCAGGAGGATTCCAACTCGGAGGTGGCTGGCTGGATTCTGGAGAATAGCCTGGCAGAAACAGCCAGATCCAATATAAAGATAATCAAAAGCTTGGGGAAGTGTTACCAGGTGGACGACGACCCCAACCTGAATGTCTCTACGGGGTCGCCGTCTGCCTTTCAGGGCCAGATGCCAGGTGGACCGACATGA
- the LOC133553342 gene encoding creatine kinase B-type-like → MSNKLKMNYSGEQEYPDLSQHNNHMAKVLTLEMYESLRDKETASGFTLDGVIQTGVDNPGHPFIMTVGCVAGDEETYEVFKDLLDPVIEDRHGGYKPNDKHKTDLNADNLQGGDDLDPNYVLSSRVRTGRSIRGFCLPPHCSRGERRAIEQLSIESLDALDGDLKGRYYALKNMTEEEQQQLIDDHFLFDKPVSPLLLSSGMGRDWPDGRGIWHNDTKTFLVWVNEEDHLRVISMQKGGNMKDVFARFCTGLTKIEDLFKERGHEFMWNEHLGYVLTCPSNLGTGLRAGVHVKLPNMSKHELFGEVLKRLRLQKRGTGGVDTAAVGGVFDISNADRLGFSEVELVQMVVDGVNLLVEMEKRLESGDAIDDLMPEQK, encoded by the exons ATGAGCAACAAGCTGAAGATGAACTACTCGGGCGAGCAGGAGTATCCGGACCTGAGTCAGCACAACAACCACATGGCCAAGGTGCTCACACTTGAAATGTACGAGAGCCTGCGTGACAAGGAGACGGCCAGCGGCTTCACCCTGGATGGCGTCATCCAGACCGGGGTGGACAATCCAG GTCATCCGTTTATAATGACGGTGGGCTGCGTTGCTGGAGACGAGGAGACCTACGAGGTGTTCAAGGACCTGTTGGACCCTGTCATCGAAGACCGCCATGGAGGTTACAAACCTAATGACAAGCACAAGACTGACCTCAATGCAGACAACCTGCag GGTGGAGATGATCTGGACCCAAACTACGTCCTAAGTTCTCGGGTTCGGACGGGCCGTAGCATCCGTGGCTTCTGTTTGCCGCCACACTGCAGCCGCGGAGAACGTCGAGCCATCGAACAACTTTCCATTGAAA GTCTGGACGCCCTTGATGGTGACTTAAAAGGTCGTTACTACGCCCTGAAGAATATGACTGAGGAGGAGCAGCAACAGCTGATTGATGACCACTTCTTGTTCGATAAGCCTGTCTCGCCCTTGCTTTTATCGTCCGGCATGGGCCGCGATTGGCCTGACGGCCGTGGGATCTG GCACAACGACACCAAGACCTTCCTGGTTTGGGTCAATGAGGAAGACCACCTGCGAGTCATCAGCATGCAGAAAGGCGGCAACATGAAGGACGTCTTCGCACGGTTCTGCACCGGACTCACCAAG ATTGAGGACCTGTTCAAGGAGCGAGGTCACGAGTTCATGTGGAATGAGCACCTGGGCTATGTGCTTACTTGCCCGTCCAACCTGGGAACAGGTCTGCGGGCCGGGGTCCACGTCAAACTTCCTAATATGAGCAAGCACGAGCTCTTTGGAGAGGTCCTGAAGCGTCTGAGGCTGCAGAAGAGAGGGACAG GGGGCGTCGACACTGCAGCGGTGGGTGGAGTCTTTGACATCTCTAACGCCGACCGGTTGGGTTTCTCTGAGGTGGAGCTGGTCCAGATGGTGGTGGACGGCGTCAACCTTCTTGTCGAAATGGAGAAACGCCTCGAGTCTGGAGATGCCATTGATGATCTGATGCCTGAGCAGAAGTGA